The Panthera uncia isolate 11264 chromosome C1 unlocalized genomic scaffold, Puncia_PCG_1.0 HiC_scaffold_3, whole genome shotgun sequence genomic sequence GCTTTATGATTTCACCAGGGTTACTTAGATCCAAGAAACTTAACCTTCAGTCTTTAGTATATTGGCCAAAACTTGTTGGCTCTCTTCTAATATTGATCCCTATTAACATTTGTATACTTCTCGTTCTGAACATTGTTGTAAAAACTTCTAGGTTAACTAGGTGTGGCATGCTGCCATGCAAGGAAATGCCTAAGTGGGCAGGCACTGGGCCGTGCACCCACATCAGCTGGGAAGAAAGTGAGTGAGATCTCTAACTATATTTTGTTTGGGTTCTCTTCTGATTGGCTTATCAGCACATAAAAACCACAGGACACCGGTCAGTGGTGATGACAGACCCCGTGTTGGACCCACAGCCAACCGACAGCACTGGGGAGATGGATGGACTGTGCCCTGAGCTATTGCTGATCCCCCCATCTCTGTCTAACCGTGGAATCCTGGAGCCTGTCCAGAGCCCCTGTCCTGCTGGTAATCCCACACCTTTGCCTGCTGACCCAGGCTGCCTGCTGGTAGAGTCCACAGCAACTGAAGAGGACACAGGGAACATGGAGATCATTGTGGAAGCAGTAGCTGGAAACCTGtccccaggtgctcctggagagCCCCCAGGTACAAACATAGTTGCTACCAGGCCAGTGGGACAGTCAGCCCTGAGGTTTTGTCTGTGCTATTTTTGACCCTTCTATATAAATGTGATGAGAACACAaggtaacatttttattcttagagATGTTGTAATTTGATTTGCAGTTGGTGAATGTTGATTGAAGGCTGGCAAGGTGGTTCACAACCTGGTACTGAGCTCTTGGCAGAGTCTATCCCTGTGAGGGCTTCAAGTTTGCTAGGCAGCAATCCAGAAGGGAAGACCTTTCTGACACCTCTGCCCAATCCTTACTCCTATAGCCCTCGGGGAGTTTTTCCCCCATATTGACCCTCCCACTCGGGAACTGCAGCCAGGGATTAGGCAACAGGCCCAGCGCCTCCACCACCCTGGGCTTGGCAGGGCTTCCCAGAGGTAATCTGGTATTTCCTTGCCCTAGTTTCTTGTGTATAACATACTTAACTCATCCGAGGCATGTTGTCAAGAGTGGGAGTTGAACGTTTATATTTATTCTAGAAAAAAGACTCTCCCCTCTATTCTTCCCATATCTACAACTTCTTATTTTTAGGTAACTTCCCTGCTGTTAACTGCCATCCTCCAGCTATGGCTGTCACAACTTCCCTTGGCAGTGTAGTATAGTGACAGCAACTACTGGGAAAGATTAGCTGATTTGATCGTAGAGTATTTCTAACCTTCTGTGTAATGAAACAAGTAATAGGCAAAGAACAAACCTGGGAAAAACATTTGCAATACATGAGGAAGagttaatatctttaaaattcaaagagctatgaaataagaaaaagaaacggtgttttttgggttttttttttttagaaagggaaaaagaaacctaCAGGCACTTCAATAAGGAAGAGTAAAAATAGCCAATAACCATAAGGATGCATAATCTCACTAACACACAAATAAGttccagttaaaaataattatgaggggtgcctggctggctcagtcagaagagcagatgacttttttttttctttttaagtgtatttatttattgagagggagagagcgatcctatggggggaagggcagagaggaagggaaagaattccaagcaggctctgtgcagagactgatgtggggtttgaacccacaaacagtgagatcatgacctgagcctaaatcaagaatcagacgttcaactgattgagccacctggtgccccagagcatgtgactcttgatatcggggtcatgagtttgagccccacgtcgggtgtagaaattactaaaaaacaaaaaacaaaaaacaaaaaaacttaaaaaaaaataataacatttatgaaATGCCCATATTGCTTCTCAACTATggcaaaaattaaatgttttttataataCTTAGTGTTGGTAGGAAAACAGGTAACTGCCTTATAGCTTATAGAGTGTATAAATTAGCATAATCTTTTGAAGGTCATTTTATATAacgaactttaattttttttaatgtgtatttactttaaataaatgttatttaaagatgcttaaccgactgagccacccaggcacccctatataacAAACTTTAAACTGACCCAGTCATTCCCATTTCTAGGCCTCTGTCCTATAGAaaactcacacacatgcacaaggaGACAGGGGTAAAAGGATGTCCcgagcagctttatttataatgattgcaaataacccaaatgtccatcagtaagGGCAAGACTTCATTTTGACTTGTTCATGCCAGGAAGTACTCTGgactggacaaaaaaaaaatacaaggtagAGCTAAAGgtactcagaaaaaaaagtatctgataTATATAGCAagcggtggggcgggggcggggagggaagcaAATTGCAGAGAAATGACTGAAAAAGGCCTGAAAGAATAAGAATATACACCAAATTTTGTGTGAGAGTGTGGGggggttattttttctttatatacatcTATGTTATTTGAGTTGTCACACtgaacttttatttaaagaaatgataaaaaaaaaaaaaaaaaggattcccaGGGTAGACGTGGCACAGACCTGGGCTTGAGTCCTGGTTCCACCATTAACAGGCACCATGGCCTTAACCTTAGAACTCCAGTCCCCTCTTCTCGTAGGGCAACTGGAGCACCAAGTGAGTGTTTCCTACACCTTTGTCAAGGTCCTGCCCGTTGCTTAAGAAATGGCAGTGATTACTGTGAACGTGATTTGGGTCTTTTGGAAacagatattttccattttgtaaattACTGTGCCTTTGAAAAATCTCTTTACAGAATGTGAAAGTAATACTTTGTCATTTATACTGTACATGTTATCCGCAGATTGTCGTTTACTTCTCTTGGAAGTTCGTAATTTTTCATTTGGGCAAAATGTATTGCCTTTTCCTATGCTTTCCTTATTGGTTAATGCttgttgtatttatttagcaaatattaaatACCTATTTTGTGCCAAATATTGGGCCAGATACTCGGAATCCaactttagtatatgtgctgccgaagcgagcacttgATAGTGGGAATCCAAATGTATGTGCAAATAAATAGACTGTCCCTGACCTTATGGAGCTTACTGTCCAGGGATAGAACCAGACTTAAGGTCCATCTCCACTCTACTAATATTAAAAGATTCACCTACATTTTCTACTAGTAGCTAACTCCTGTGAGTCTCATTCCATCTGATTCTGTGCCTTTCTCTGTCGGTCCTCTGCCTGCAGGTGTCCTGGTAAAGGTGGTGGAGGTGTACTTCTGTGAGCGCTGTGAGCAGAGCTTCGCAGAGCCCACTCTGCTGGCCCTGCACCAGTGTACTGAGACCCTTATACAGCCTATGCAGGGCCTCTCTAGCCTTCCATGCTCTGTAGAGCTGACCCCCGGCAACCTcattctctctggccctctgcaGGGCCAGGGCCCACCAGATAGCCCCCTGCCATGCCCTGTGTGTAGACAGGAGTTTGCCCAACCCCAGGCCCTGAAGAGCCACTTCAAGATTCACCGGGCCACTCCCGACATCTTCTCCTGCCCAGAGTCTGGCTGTGTGTTCTCCGCTGAAGATCGCAAGGGTCTGCAGCACCACCTGAGGCAGGCCCACGCCACGGTTCCCGTGCCCTGTTCTTTCCGGGGCTGCCCCCTGCTCTTTGGGAGCCAGCAGGGCATGGAGCTGCACCGGCAGGCCCACTACCCTTTCCACTGCAACCATTGCAGCTTCGTGGGCTCCAACGTCAAACTCTTCCGGCAGCATCAGCGGAGCCATGGGGCCGGGACACAGGGAGAACTGTCTGCCCTTCAGGGTCTTCCATCCCAGGAGCTGCTGCCAGGTATGAGGCCAAAGGCCCAGCAGTGCCTTGCCTGGAATGCAGCCACGGTCAGTCTTACAGGACAGGCCGTTGATTCCAGTGCCATGAATGCATATGTGAATGCAAGGGATCGTGGAGCAGTGGCTCAGGAGGCCAGTATTACTGACTGACAGTGGAAGGCATCTAGAAACCCTGGACCAGTCAGAATATATAAGACAAGGAGCAAGTCTTTGTCCATGACAGTGAGTGATATTTGGCTTTAGCTGTGCTGTGGCCTTGAAGTTACTTAACCAGTATCCTTTTCTTGATCCATTTCAGAGCTTTCTGAGGGCAGAAGCTAAGATGTTCATCCGTGGCCGTAGCCACTGGTAGAATACCTGTAGACTTCTTTTTAGAGCACGTGGGATTGGGCCAGAGAAGCCgggattcttttaaaaagaaaccttctAGGAGGGTGGAGCCTCACTGATCCTTACTCCTCTCAGtctcaacaaaaacaaacaaacaaaaaaccaacaacaacaaaaaaaacggGCATGGGGTGGATAGAAGAGcaggagaaaatagagaaaccAGGCCTGGAAGGTCAGGATTCTGCTGAGAGACTTAGGCTTGCTAAGACCTGTTGGTGCTTTGTTCCCAAAGAGAAGACCCCTTTTTCCTGGGAAATAGTCTTGTATCTTTGCCTTCCTGAGGCATCTCCCTTTGTTGAGGGATAGAAGGGCTGGATTGGTGTGACCCTGTCTTGCTGATTAGGCTTCTCAGTAGAGCAGTTAAGAGGACAGACTGTGTTACCCTGCGTTGAGCCACCAGCCGTTAGCCCTGGGAACCCAAGCCAGGGAAGGGCTCTGTACCCATTCTGTCCCTCTCAGTCCCCTACCCCCACTGCAGTGATCTCAAAGCTCTTACCTTTCAGGGGTCTGAGGATGGTGTTATCTGAGGTTTGATTTACTCTAGGTTGGAGCATTAATGACAGCTTAGCTCTTGGTCTTCCTATCCTTGTCTTGAGTGATAATAAATGTATAGACTTAGAATCCGAGATCTCTTACACTAAATGGGGAGGGGGTGATTCTGCCAGCCAGTAAGAGGAGCAGTCCAAGCCTTCACTGCTGGCATTGGCTTCTATAGACATCATCGAATGTTATGTGTCTCCAGCTCCGAAACTGCCCAGTAGAGAGGGAGAGCCTTCAGAACAAGCAGATACGCCCTTGCCCAGGCGAGAGTCAGCTGACGAGGAGGACgtagaggaagaagaggggaatgGCACCTTAAAGGACTCCCAGAAAGCCCCAGAGAAAGCCCAGGGGGCTCAGCAGTTAGAAGGTAATGACATGGTTAGGCTTGAACCTCCTGGTGGTGGGGCGGAATGGATTGAGGGGAGCCTGGCATTGAGGCTCTGGGGTTTGGTTTCCTGGGCTTTGACTCATATCCCTTTGTTCCTACCCTTCCACTTTGACATGTCTAGTGGGAAAATGATAAATGAGTAAAGACTGTAGAAACAGAGCCGGGGTAAATAGAGTTTGCTCTCCTGGGCTGGTTTTCCTTGGGCAGAAAGCTTTTTtgcagggaaggagagggtgaTGTTCATCATACAAAGATGCTAGAGGTTATTGATCAGCAGCCTGACATGTCTGGCATTGGGCCCACTGAGATTTTGTTTCCGAAACCCTACTTCCCAGTTTTCTAACTCACTAGAACATTTGAAACCCATCCAGCCCACAGGGAGCACATTTATTGTCAAGGGAATAGAAAAGATCTGGTTGTATTTATGACCAGTTCTCTATGATCTAGAACTCAGTGAACCAGTGTTAGGAAGTGGGAGTGCTTTACCTTCTTCACTTCCCTTCTCCACACTCCATGGGGTTGTTTTCCTTCCAACCAACCCTGCTGATCCCACTGCCTACCTCCATGAACGAGGACAAGGAAGAACAAGAATGGTCCATCCGGATTGTTCTCTCGAGCAGCTCTAGACAAAGGCTTAGGAACAGTAGGTGGCTGGGTGAAGCACTTCAAATAGGTTTGCCACAAGGCTTGAGAAATCCTTGTGATATTGCTTCTTTCAATACTTGATTTCTCGTCTCTTCTTTGAGACCACGGTGTTTGAAGTGCTACTGTTTCGGTTTCCTGGAGAGAAACGGGAAAGGCCACACGATGTTTGTGTCTGGGCAGATTGTGGTTCTCCCATTATCTGGCCAGCCGCTGAGCTACCTTCTGTgcctttccctctcccaggggATGTGGCTTCTGGCACCGAGTCCCTCTTCAAGACCCACATGTGTCCAGAATGCAAGCGCTGCTTTAAGAAGCGGACCCATCTGGTGGAGCACCTGCATCTCCACTTCCCGGACCCCAGCCTCCAGTGCCCCAACTGCCAGAAGTTCTTCACCAGCAAGAGCAAGCTCAAGACCCATCTGCTGCGGGAGCTGGGCCAGAAGGCCCACCGCTGCCCGCTGTGCCACTACAGTGCGGTGGAGAGGAACGCGCTCAACCGCCACATGGCCAGCATGCACGAGGACATCTCCAACTTCTACTCAGACACCTACACCTGTCCCGTGTGCCGCGAGGAGTTCCGCCTCAGCCAGGCCCTCAAAGAGCACCTCAAGAGCCacacggcggcggcggcggcagagccgctgcccctccgctgctttcAGGAAGGCTGCGGCTACACGGCCCCCGACCGCAAGGCCTTCATAAGGCACCTGAAGGAGACCCATGGTGTGCGGGCCGTGGAGTGCCGCCATCACTCTTGTCCCGTGCTCTTCGCCACGGCCGAAGCCATGGAGGCCCATCACAAAAGCCACTACGCCTTCCACTGCCCACACTGCGACTTTGCCTGCTCCAATAAGCACCTGTTCCGCAAACACAAGAAGCAGGGCCACCCCGGCAGTGAAGAGCTGCGCTGCACCTTCTGCCCCTTTGCCACCTTCAACCCGGTGGCCTACCAGGACCACGTGGGCAAGATGCACGCCCACGAGAAGATCCACCAGTGCCCTGAGTGCAGCTTTGCCACCGCCCACAAGAGGGTGCTCATCCGCCACATGCTGCTGCACACCGGTGAGCTGGCTTCCCTGCTTCCCATAACGTAAGGGTGGCGATGAGGAGGGGGCGGCAGAAGTGAGCTTTTACTGTGTACAAGACACAGGAAGGGCCTTGCGTGCATTGTCTTGTTGGACCCAGTCTTCCTAGATATAAATCAAGCCTCAAGCCGAGTGTCACTCAGCTAATACGGTGGTTAAGCCACTGAGCCAAAGACTGTGCTCTCACTGCTGTGCTGCTGTGTCTCACCGTTAAGGCCCCGTCCAGTTCTGCTTGCCCTTCGTCAGGCTTGCCTGGGTCAGTACCCAGCCTGTTAGAGCGAAGAAACCCAGACGGGGGGAGATACCTTCCTTTGCAATTTGAGTTTTGAGGTGTGCTATGAGAGATGGGGCTAGGGGACTGAACCATCTACATATGTTGTAGCCTTGGCAGCCGACTCAGAGTCTAAATTGGTTACCAGCATTGCTGATGCTTTGAGTGACACAGCCACATCAGGCTTCCTCCTACAGCATcaccccatttgtgctctctagGCAAGCATCAGTGGGTTgacaagatattaaaaaaatctcatcaaaGATTTTTGGGAGGCCAGGTTTTAGGTAGCTTGGGgtaaagccattgtttccctgGAACAGGTCATTTCTACGCATGCTTTGGTCACCAAGCCTCGTTTTTCTGCGGCCTTTCCTAAAATCTTCATCTCTACGGTGCTTTATAGTTTAGAGTTCTTTTAGATAGATTACTTCATTTAACTCATAATAACAATCTTGTAAGGAAGACAGgtgaaaaagagaaactgaaCACTTAAATGGCCAGTttcaggatcacacagctagtatcaGAACCAGAGCCAGACCACCACGTTGCTTGCTTTTGACCGCGGGGAAATGGGCTGAGCGGGTAGGCAGGGATCACAGGGAAGGGTCCTGAAGGACCTGGTCTTGACCAACTACACAGACAGCTCTTCCTTGAGTGCTTGCTGGGCACTGCTGAGGACTTTGggacatctcatttaatcttctgtCAACCATGAGCAGTCAGTATTTTTGTTGCTCCCTCTTTGGAGCCAAGGAAACAGACTTGGAGGGGTTAAATGACCTCTCCAAAGCCATACGGTAGTAAGCTGGGATCTGAACCACCACTTGATAGCTCTGTGGTTTCTCTCTGCCTTggcttctttttctgtaaaatggggcagtcCTCCTCCGGGGGCTGTTGGGAGGAGTCAGTACGAGGGGACCTGGTACATAATGAGCATTCTATACATGTTGGCTATTGACGTCTTTGTTACTGTGTCGGATTTCAGAGTTCAAATTCTTAACTACTTCTTGTATtgcctgatttttttctcctcttccacaAAACTGGAAGGAACTAGGGTAAGTGGAGCCAGTGCCAACAAGCTCCACAACAAATCAAGGGTAGACTTCCAAGCTGGTTTTGGAAAGCATGGTCTTCACTTTCCTCCGGGGCTTGCTCCGTGTCAGAGTGGAGAAATCGTCTGCGAGGGCTGGGGAGCAGCACTGACTTGTGAGCCACGCCGCGGGCCGCGCGTGAAGCTTTCGTTCTGCTTGGCATCAGGGCAAGCTTGCTGGGGAAGATGGTCTGTGCTCGCTCGGTCCATGTCTGACCTgtgtcctctcccctctcccacccccactcccccataAGGCGAGAAACCTCACAAGTGTGAGCTGTGTGACTTCACGTGCCGAGACGTGAGCTACCTGTCCAAGCACATGCTGACCCACTCCAACACCAAGGATTATATGTGCACCGAGTGTGGCTATGTCACCAAGTGGAAGCACTACCTCAGTGTGCACATGCGGAAACATGCAGGGGACCTCAGGTATGAGCACACGCATGCCTCCGTCCCTGTTCCCAAGGGCCTTATGCCAGGCTAGCCTCCTCTTGAACTCACCTTGCTCTCCTGGCCCCAGAGCGACTCCTCCTAttgtccctctctgctcctctcgcCTCAGCTCCATTGCCTGTAGCTGGCCTCTGTGCCTGTGGCCCAGTGTGCATGGTGAGAGCTGTCTGGGCTCAGGGGAGGGAGCGCAGGCCTACACACGAAGGTGTCCCTTGGGTTCTGAGTCCGGTCCTGGGAAAGTAGGGAGGCTGCACCTGTGACCCCAACCCAGGCATGTTTCCCGCTGAGCTGTGGCACAGATGGCCAGGGGGTTTCTCCTAGCTTCCATGCCTCCACGGGAGAATGGGACCTAGGCACAGAAACCTGCCCCATGAGGCTGTAGCCCTGTCAGCTCCTTTGGAGTCCACGGCGGGTTGCTGATATATGCTTTCTTCCCTTTGGGAAGCGATACAGAGGAGGGGTTGGAACACAGGCCCTGAAGCTAGGCTGTCCCTGCCCTTCACTTCCTTTTtaaccttaggcaagttattaaTTTCCGTGCTTTAGTGACCTCACTTGCAAATAGATACCTACGTCACAGGgcagtggaaaaaaagaataaatgatgcGTGTACAGTACCGAGTGTAGAGCCTTGTCCACAGTAAGTGCTCGTTTACCTGTCAAGGGAGATCAATAATTGTgattttgccccccacccccacccctgtcctcctCGCCAGATACCAGTGCAACCAGTGCTCGTACCGCTGCCACCGGGCTGACCAGCTGAGCAGCCACAAGCTGCGCCACCAGGGCAAGTCCCTGATGTGTGAGGTGTGTGCTTTCGCTTGCAAGCGGAAGTATGAGCTGCAGAAGCACATGGCCTCCCAGCACCACCCGGGCGCGCCGGCCCCGCTCTATCCCTGCCGCTACTGCAGCTACCAGAGCCGCCACAAGCAGGCCCTGCTGAGCCACGAGAACTGCAAGCACACCCGCCTCCGGGAGTTCCGCTGTGCCCTCTGCGACTACCGCACCTTCAGCAACACCACCCTCTTCTTCCACAAGCGCAAGGCCCACGGCTACGTGCCCGGGGACCAGGTGTGGCAGCTCCGCTCTGCCAGCCAGGAGCCGGAGGGGGCCAGGCAGTGCCCGACACCCCCGCCAGACTCAGAGCCCTCGAGCCAGCTGTCTGCCCAGCCTGAGGCGCCAGACCGTGACCCCGGGACTGTGGTGGACCCCAACGTGGACCGGGCCCCGCCGGAGCCCGGTGAGGAGGACCGCGCCGGGAGACCGGCTGGCAGCGAGGTTCCGCGGGGGGACGACCTGGGTAGCAGCCCCAGTCCGGCCGAGGCAGATGAAGGTGGCTGCACGCTGCACCTCGAGGCCCTGGGGGTAGAGCTGGAGCCCGTGGCTGAGCCGCCCCTTGAGGAGATCACTGAACCCGCCCCTGCGGAGTTCAGGCCCCTGGACCCCTCGGGGCCCCTGAGACTGGAAGGGCCAGGTGCAACTTTGACAGAGCTGTCTACCTTTGAAGGTGCTGGGACGTCTGGTTTGGATGCTGAAGAAGAGCCCGTTCTGGAAAAGCCAGCCCCTGAAAGCCCCAGAAACCCCCCTTCCTCAGAGGAGCCCCCTGACAGCTGGGTGGGAACCTTCAAGGCAGCTCTGCCTGCTGAgaccgctcccctcccccagttcccGGAGTCAGAGTCCTTACTCAAGGCCCTGCGGAGACAGGACAAAGAGCAAGCAGAGGCTCTGGTGCTGGAGGGGCGGGTTCAGATGGTTGTGATACAGGGAGAGGGGCGGGCCTTCCGCTGCCCGCACTGCCCTTTTATCACCCGCCGGGAGAAGGCCCTGAGTGTGCACTCCAGGACTGGGTGCCAGGGCCGCCGAGAGCCCCTGCTGTGCCCTGAGTGTGGGGCTAGCTTCAAGCAACAGCGTGGCCTCAGCACCCACCTGCTGAAGAAGTGCCCTGTTCTGCTCAGAAAGAACAAGGGCTTACCCAGACCAAGTTCACCCGTCCCTCTGCGTCCTCCGCCCCCGGGCACCCAGGACTCAGGGGATGCAGAAGGTGGGAAGCCCCCACCTGCGCCATTAGAAGTAGAGCTGGTGCTCCCAAAAGAtgctccctctgtgcctcccagGGAGCCGGAAGTAGAGGAGCCTCCTGGCACACTGTGTGTCCCTGCAGTCCCTCCTGCAGGAAACCCCTCACCCGCAGAGACGCCTGAGAAGTTCCACTTCGAGCAGGGCAAGTTTCACTGCAACTCCTGCACGTTCCTCTGTTCTCGGCTCTCCTCCATTACCTCTCACGTGGCCGAAGGCTGCCGGGGGGGACGTGGCGGGGGAGGAAAGCGGGGGGCCGCCCAGACCCAGCCCGTTGCATCCCTCCTGAGCGATGGAGGCTCCGCTCCCCTAAACAGCGGCAGCACAGAGCGCAGCCCCGGGAATGGGGACACGACTGTGGTGCCAAAGCAGAAGGGGGCGCGCTTCTCCTGCCCCACGTGTCCCTTCAGCTGCCAGCAGGAGCGGGCTCTGAGGACTCACCAGACCCGGGGCTGCCCCCTCGAGGGGTCCGGCGAGCTGCACTGCGGCCTCTGCACGTTCACCACTGCCGCCGCTGCCGCCCTGAGGCTACACCAGAAGCGGAGGCACCCTAGCACGGCTCCCGCCCGCGGGCCCCGGCCCCCTCTGCAGTGCGGGGACTGTGGCTTCACCTGTAAGCAGGGCCGGTGCCTACAGCAGCACCGGCGGCTCAAGCACGAGGGAGTGAAGCCGCACCAGTGCCCCTTCTGTGACTTTTCCACCACCAGACGGTACCGGTTGGAGGCGCACCAGTCGCGACACACAGGTGTTGGCCGCATCCCCTGCAGCTCCTGTCCCCAGACATTTGGTACCAACTCAAAACTGCGCTTGCACCGGCTAAGGGTACATGACAAAACACCCACCCACTTCTGTCCCCTCTGTGACTACAGTGGCTACCTCCGCCATGATATCACTCGCCACGTCAACAGTTGCCACCGGGGCACTCCTGCCTTTGCCTGCCCCCGGTGTGAGGCCCAGTTCAGTTCCGAGACGGCACTCAAGCAGCATGCCCTGCGCCGACATCCTGAAcctgcgccccccgcccccggctctcCTGCGGAGGCCACCGAGGGCCCCCTGCACTGCTCCCGCTGTGGGTTGCTGTGCCCCAGCCCCGCCAGCCTGCGAGGACACACCCGGAAACAGCATCCGCGGCTGGAGTGCGGGGCCTGCCAGGAGGCCTTCCCCAGCCGGCCGGCACTGGATGAGCACCGGAGACAGCAGCATTTCAGCCACCGctgccagctctgtgacttcgCTGCCCGGGAGCGGGCGGGCCTGGTGAAGCACTACTTGGAACAGCATGAGGCGGCAGCGGCCTCGGAGGGCGGTGCAGGTGCCAGCCAGCCCCCCCTGCGCTGCCCCTTTTGTGACTTTACGTGCCGCCATCAGCTCGTGCTGGACCACCACGTGAAAGGGCACGGGGGCACCCGGCTCTACAAGTGCACCGACTGTGCTTACAGCACCAAGAACCGGCAGAAGATCACCTGGCACAGCCGCATCCACACCGGGGAAAAGCCCTACCGCTGTCACCTCTGTCCCTATGCCTGTGCTGACCCTTCTCGACTCAAGGTAAGGTTGGGGCCCTGGGGACTTCCCTGATCCCAACTCGCAGCTATGAGCTCTGGGACTTTCGTGAAGCCCCCTAACTTCTCCAAGCCTGAGATTCCTCGTGTGTAAAAGGAAGAGAATACTTCACAGAGTTGTTACAGAGATAAAATTCCGTCACACGTGCTTGGTATGTGATGAAGGCAGGTAATAGTTGGGTGGTAATCTCCGtgataatggctaacatttatcgAGCACTTATTGTATGCTGGATACTAATTTTAGTCCTTCCAAAACACAAGATAGAGTTGCTTTTGCTATTTCTTCTGCAGTTTATCTCACAGGTTAATAAACTGTGAGGTAGAGGTTAAGCCCCCAAAG encodes the following:
- the ZNF142 gene encoding zinc finger protein 142 isoform X1, with protein sequence MTDPVLDPQPTDSTGEMDGLCPELLLIPPSLSNRGILEPVQSPCPAGNPTPLPADPGCLLVESTATEEDTGNMEIIVEAVAGNLSPGAPGEPPGVLVKVVEVYFCERCEQSFAEPTLLALHQCTETLIQPMQGLSSLPCSVELTPGNLILSGPLQGQGPPDSPLPCPVCRQEFAQPQALKSHFKIHRATPDIFSCPESGCVFSAEDRKGLQHHLRQAHATVPVPCSFRGCPLLFGSQQGMELHRQAHYPFHCNHCSFVGSNVKLFRQHQRSHGAGTQGELSALQGLPSQELLPAPKLPSREGEPSEQADTPLPRRESADEEDVEEEEGNGTLKDSQKAPEKAQGAQQLEGDVASGTESLFKTHMCPECKRCFKKRTHLVEHLHLHFPDPSLQCPNCQKFFTSKSKLKTHLLRELGQKAHRCPLCHYSAVERNALNRHMASMHEDISNFYSDTYTCPVCREEFRLSQALKEHLKSHTAAAAAEPLPLRCFQEGCGYTAPDRKAFIRHLKETHGVRAVECRHHSCPVLFATAEAMEAHHKSHYAFHCPHCDFACSNKHLFRKHKKQGHPGSEELRCTFCPFATFNPVAYQDHVGKMHAHEKIHQCPECSFATAHKRVLIRHMLLHTGEKPHKCELCDFTCRDVSYLSKHMLTHSNTKDYMCTECGYVTKWKHYLSVHMRKHAGDLRYQCNQCSYRCHRADQLSSHKLRHQGKSLMCEVCAFACKRKYELQKHMASQHHPGAPAPLYPCRYCSYQSRHKQALLSHENCKHTRLREFRCALCDYRTFSNTTLFFHKRKAHGYVPGDQVWQLRSASQEPEGARQCPTPPPDSEPSSQLSAQPEAPDRDPGTVVDPNVDRAPPEPGEEDRAGRPAGSEVPRGDDLGSSPSPAEADEGGCTLHLEALGVELEPVAEPPLEEITEPAPAEFRPLDPSGPLRLEGPGATLTELSTFEGAGTSGLDAEEEPVLEKPAPESPRNPPSSEEPPDSWVGTFKAALPAETAPLPQFPESESLLKALRRQDKEQAEALVLEGRVQMVVIQGEGRAFRCPHCPFITRREKALSVHSRTGCQGRREPLLCPECGASFKQQRGLSTHLLKKCPVLLRKNKGLPRPSSPVPLRPPPPGTQDSGDAEGGKPPPAPLEVELVLPKDAPSVPPREPEVEEPPGTLCVPAVPPAGNPSPAETPEKFHFEQGKFHCNSCTFLCSRLSSITSHVAEGCRGGRGGGGKRGAAQTQPVASLLSDGGSAPLNSGSTERSPGNGDTTVVPKQKGARFSCPTCPFSCQQERALRTHQTRGCPLEGSGELHCGLCTFTTAAAAALRLHQKRRHPSTAPARGPRPPLQCGDCGFTCKQGRCLQQHRRLKHEGVKPHQCPFCDFSTTRRYRLEAHQSRHTGVGRIPCSSCPQTFGTNSKLRLHRLRVHDKTPTHFCPLCDYSGYLRHDITRHVNSCHRGTPAFACPRCEAQFSSETALKQHALRRHPEPAPPAPGSPAEATEGPLHCSRCGLLCPSPASLRGHTRKQHPRLECGACQEAFPSRPALDEHRRQQHFSHRCQLCDFAARERAGLVKHYLEQHEAAAASEGGAGASQPPLRCPFCDFTCRHQLVLDHHVKGHGGTRLYKCTDCAYSTKNRQKITWHSRIHTGEKPYRCHLCPYACADPSRLKYHMRIHKEERKYLCPDCGYKCKWVNQLKYHMTKHTGLKPYQCPECEYCTNRADALRVHQETRHREARAFMCEQCGKAFKTRFLLRTHLRKHSEAKPYVCNVCHRAFRWAAGLRHHALTHTDRHPFFCRLCSYKAKQKFQVVKHVRRHHPDQADPNQGVGKDPTTPTVHLHDVQLEDPSPPAPAAPPTGPEG